Sequence from the Bacillota bacterium genome:
GGGCGTCGGGGAGATGGTCCCTGTTTCGGAGCGCAACTCGTCGAAAACCGACTCCACCGCATGGGCCAGTTCCACCATCGACTGGTAGCCCATGGTCCCCGCCATACCCTTGAGGCTGTGCACGGCGCGGAAAAGCTCGTGCAGCACGGCCGCCTCCTGGGGAGCCGATTCCAGCTGCAAAAGCCCCTGGTTGAGCAGCTGGATGTACTCCCGGGCCTCGTCCACGAAGAGAGAGCGCAGTTCTGACGCCTCGGCCGTCGCCACGACAGGAAGACCTCCTCCTGCTCAAGCCTCCGCAGAACCCGGCAGCAGATCCGGCCGGATGAGTTCCGTGATGCGGACCCCGAACCGTTCCCGCACGACCACCACTTCGCCCCGCGCCACCAGCGTCCCGGAAATGAGCACGTCCACCGGCTGCCCGTCGGCAGCGTCCAGGGGGACAATGGCACCGCGGGTCAGGCTGAGCACGTCCTGCAGGGACAGCTGGGCCTGGCCCAGCCGCACGGTAACCGGTACGGTGATGCGCTTCAGCAGTTCGAAGGAGATGCGGTCCTCGGGCTCCGGCGGGGCCGCCTCGAGCGGCTCGGGTTCCCAGTCTGACCCCACTGAGGCAGAGGAGGCCGCGGCCGGTGCCGGAGAAGCAGGCCGGGCCGCCGGTCTCGTGGAGGCCTCGCCCCCGCCCGTGGCAGGAGCCCCGGCCGCCTTTGCCGGGCCCGGATTTGCGGATGCAACCCCTGCCGCCACGGGCTGGTGCTTCAACGCCAGGTATTCGTCGCTGAGCGACCGGGCGAAGTCTCCCGGGAAAAGGTGCAGGATCCGGCTTTCGATAGGACTCGACACATCATCGGAAATCCGTATCGGGAAAGCGATCTGGACGAGTTCAGTGCCCTCCTCACCCCCCGGCAGGAGCGGCATCCCGTCTGGCGCCAGCGGCTTGAGGACCGTGGCCGGCGGGCTGATGGTGATCGCCCGCCCGAACAGATCGGAGAGTGCCGTGGCCGACGCTCCGATCATCTGGTTCATGGCCTCGGAGACGGCGCTCAGGTGAAGCTCGTCCAGGTTGTCGTCCTGCGGCGGGTCTTCCCCCATCATCATGGCGGCCACCCGGGCGGCGTCCGAGGGCCGCATGACGAGCAGGTTGCTGCCCTCGACCCCCGCCGTGTATTCGACGCGCACCACGACGACGGGCTCGGACACCTGGGACGCCAGTTCTTCCCAGGTCGCGCCCGAGAGCTGCGGTTCGCCCAGTTCGACCGTGTGCAGGATGAGGTCCGACAGCACCTCGCCCGACGCCTTCATGGCAGCGGCCGCGACCCTGCACAGGGCATCCTGCTGTTCCGGGGAGAGGCGAAGTTGCGCGGGAGGCACGCCACGCTACCTCCTCGCGTCCGGGGCCGCCGCTGCAGCCGCACCCGCAGCTGCGGGCCGCTCCGAACCGGCAGCCTGTCCGCCCGTGGCGTCGGGCGCTTCTTCTTCGAGCTCGGCGGACGCCTCGTGTGCTGCGCCCGTCAGGCGGACGGCCAGGCGGTGGCCCACGCGCCCGGCCCGGCCCCGAAACTTTGGCCGGTTGGCCACGTAGAGCTTGATCTCTTCATGAATGCCCGTATCGAGAATCAGCACGTCGCCCACCTTCAGTTCCATCAACTCCCGAATCTCCAGGTCGGCGGTTCCGAGGACGGCCTGGACGGGTACCATGGTGTCCCGCAGCAGCCGGTGCAGGCGTTCCCTGTCCTGGGAGTGCGGCTTACCCTGCGCCCGCAGCAGGTACTCGTTGGAGAGCTTCGGCAGGAGCGGCTCCAGCGCCGAGTAAGGAAGACAGAGGTTGAGGGTGTCGCGCGTC
This genomic interval carries:
- the fliY gene encoding flagellar motor switch phosphatase FliY translates to MPPAQLRLSPEQQDALCRVAAAAMKASGEVLSDLILHTVELGEPQLSGATWEELASQVSEPVVVVRVEYTAGVEGSNLLVMRPSDAARVAAMMMGEDPPQDDNLDELHLSAVSEAMNQMIGASATALSDLFGRAITISPPATVLKPLAPDGMPLLPGGEEGTELVQIAFPIRISDDVSSPIESRILHLFPGDFARSLSDEYLALKHQPVAAGVASANPGPAKAAGAPATGGGEASTRPAARPASPAPAAASSASVGSDWEPEPLEAAPPEPEDRISFELLKRITVPVTVRLGQAQLSLQDVLSLTRGAIVPLDAADGQPVDVLISGTLVARGEVVVVRERFGVRITELIRPDLLPGSAEA
- a CDS encoding Hpt domain-containing protein, which produces MATAEASELRSLFVDEAREYIQLLNQGLLQLESAPQEAAVLHELFRAVHSLKGMAGTMGYQSMVELAHAVESVFDELRSETGTISPTP